One genomic region from Vibrio sp. STUT-A11 encodes:
- the fes gene encoding enterochelin esterase — MKLNTLIKQTKLDQFSIGSVQWWNEVTSMGTPIQVPLSTDQTQLIFLWREEESKPKHQAIYLDINGVINHHDFNAAELNRYQDTDVYYYVCNVENSWNGTYALIPVPQEAVQPTYHGDKQQQITQHRNWIMKRRANHIADPLNKQNLPLTKWGKMHSRIYLDSSVIHPSWEDYDQSHFALDEMPECQVHNYESELLKQNRRFWTYSTANQSTQALPLVIVLDGEFWVESMPIMRPLEYCTQKNLLPPAIYVMIDAISFRQRAEDLTCNPTFWQAVVEEIIPQVNEQYCITTDSSKTVVAGQSYGGLSALYAVLNWPNRFGNAISQSGSFWWPKHALIHNSHEEGITQSLPETLHIDRDIDSLSEMHKLNVYMEVGQREQMMIPLAEHVCDKLLAANHKVTMQLYDGGHDRLIWREGLIKGLIWLFNETD; from the coding sequence GTGAAACTGAATACGTTGATTAAACAAACTAAACTCGATCAATTTTCGATCGGTAGCGTTCAATGGTGGAATGAAGTTACGTCGATGGGTACCCCGATTCAAGTGCCACTTAGCACTGATCAAACGCAGCTTATTTTTCTGTGGCGAGAAGAAGAAAGTAAGCCCAAACACCAAGCAATCTATCTGGATATTAACGGTGTAATTAATCATCACGATTTTAATGCCGCTGAGTTAAACCGTTATCAAGATACTGATGTTTATTACTATGTCTGCAATGTGGAAAATAGCTGGAATGGTACCTACGCATTGATCCCAGTCCCACAAGAGGCAGTGCAACCCACTTATCACGGAGACAAACAACAACAGATCACCCAACACAGAAACTGGATCATGAAAAGGCGCGCCAACCACATCGCGGACCCTCTCAATAAACAAAACCTGCCCCTAACAAAATGGGGTAAAATGCATTCACGTATTTACCTTGACTCTAGCGTTATCCACCCCAGCTGGGAAGACTACGACCAAAGTCACTTTGCACTGGATGAGATGCCTGAATGTCAAGTGCATAATTATGAGAGCGAGCTTCTTAAGCAAAATCGACGATTCTGGACCTATTCTACCGCGAACCAATCTACTCAGGCGCTGCCATTGGTCATCGTTCTAGATGGTGAATTCTGGGTCGAGTCAATGCCGATAATGCGTCCTCTCGAGTATTGCACCCAGAAAAATCTCCTCCCACCAGCCATCTATGTGATGATTGATGCTATTTCCTTCCGACAAAGAGCGGAGGACCTCACCTGCAACCCGACTTTCTGGCAAGCCGTGGTAGAAGAGATCATTCCTCAAGTTAATGAGCAATACTGCATCACAACCGATAGCAGTAAAACCGTCGTGGCCGGACAAAGTTACGGCGGATTATCGGCACTTTATGCCGTACTCAATTGGCCAAATAGATTCGGCAATGCGATATCCCAGTCTGGATCGTTTTGGTGGCCAAAACATGCGTTAATACATAACTCCCATGAAGAAGGTATTACCCAATCGCTGCCGGAAACGCTCCATATCGACCGTGACATAGACTCACTCAGTGAAATGCACAAGCTGAATGTGTATATGGAAGTTGGACAGCGGGAGCAAATGATGATTCCACTGGCAGAACATGTTTGCGACAAACTGTTGGCAGCTAATCACAAGGTAACCATGCAGTTATATGATGGCGGACACGATCGGTTGATCTGGCGAGAAGGGTTAATTAAAGGTCTCATTTGGTTGTTTAATGAGACCGATTAA
- a CDS encoding methylated-DNA--[protein]-cysteine S-methyltransferase, which yields MSKLTENEMRNAVVEKDGSFDGRFYYGVITTGVFCLPSCSTKAANPENLRFFFDIESAMQAGFRPCKRCNPAGQDERTHKLIYVARYIETHAEDKMTLSQLGNIAGLSPSRLQRTFKEMFGVSPKHYQDAARLRKFKRSLKEGEGVTDAIYSSGYGSISRIYGEANRNIGMTPKAYRAGGKGEIIHYACRETPLGYMIMAATDKGVCSVQFGDDQSTLLTLLADEFPHAQLVLSAAQNAPELDNWMVALAKHIRQGSPRPDVPLDIRGTAFQIKVWQFLLSIKEGDVMSYGEVAECIGSPKAVRAVGTACGKNPIGILIPCHRVLRSDGSLGGYRWGLERKRTLLDIEKARR from the coding sequence ATGTCAAAGTTAACTGAAAATGAAATGAGAAATGCTGTCGTGGAGAAAGATGGCTCTTTCGACGGACGGTTTTATTATGGTGTTATCACTACGGGGGTGTTTTGTTTACCTTCCTGTTCAACGAAAGCCGCAAATCCAGAAAACCTGAGATTTTTCTTTGATATCGAATCGGCAATGCAAGCAGGTTTTCGTCCTTGCAAGCGTTGTAATCCAGCAGGGCAGGATGAGCGTACCCATAAGCTCATCTATGTGGCTCGTTATATAGAAACTCATGCTGAAGACAAAATGACGCTAAGCCAGTTAGGCAATATTGCTGGGCTTTCACCTTCACGATTACAACGCACATTTAAAGAAATGTTTGGTGTGTCACCTAAGCATTATCAGGATGCAGCGCGCCTACGAAAGTTTAAGCGTTCGTTAAAAGAAGGAGAAGGTGTCACTGATGCTATTTATTCATCAGGTTATGGCTCAATAAGTCGGATATATGGTGAGGCAAACCGAAATATAGGTATGACACCTAAAGCGTACAGGGCTGGAGGTAAAGGTGAAATAATCCATTATGCGTGTCGAGAGACGCCTCTGGGGTACATGATAATGGCTGCCACAGACAAAGGGGTATGTTCAGTACAATTTGGTGATGACCAAAGCACTTTGTTAACTTTGCTAGCTGATGAATTTCCTCATGCTCAACTTGTGCTTTCTGCGGCACAAAACGCACCAGAGTTGGATAACTGGATGGTGGCTCTAGCTAAGCATATTCGTCAGGGCTCTCCTAGACCTGATGTGCCACTTGATATCAGAGGAACGGCATTCCAAATCAAGGTGTGGCAGTTTCTTCTAAGTATCAAAGAAGGTGACGTGATGAGTTATGGGGAAGTTGCAGAGTGTATCGGTAGCCCCAAAGCAGTTCGCGCTGTAGGAACCGCGTGTGGAAAAAACCCAATAGGGATTCTGATCCCCTGCCACCGCGTATTGCGAAGTGATGGTTCTTTGGGCGGGTATCGTTGGGGCCTTGAGCGCAAAAGGACCTTGTTAGATATAGAAAAGGCAAGGCGTTAA
- a CDS encoding penicillin acylase family protein — MCICRQVGGPDTSARWLRLQKIGGKNMQGNDLNKVKIRWTENDVPHIEAQDYESLGFGYGYVHARDRLAEISAQAIVLRGERSKYYGAEQFSTIGFLKTTNLNSDLMFRLRMPSEWVNEELAHLNDDTRDYICGYVNGLNYFVQSLTEAEWRERNNVEPLITFEPEDVVRSAMRFGIMKELIEIGPHLVDSSGVWKSDLTLADESCHRQEVVVEGGFGSNAWAFGGDVIEGEGAMLLGNPHSAWSRTPHQQRIYMHQYHLTIPGELDVAGTSFLGFPLPMTGYNADVSWSILDAATVTSYVLQLMKVEESEHNPTYLMDGQQKSLAVKAVDIEVLEDNGEIETRRYQFLNSELGILFKLPEKPGKPEGWYAITNPGERNARGLNQFLAAAKTTSTREFVHAIESNRGVLCQLVVADKHGDAAYAMAGNIPPVTDEQMAQCHIGDEKVAFNVLDGTRSACSFRDENHRPLTAPASFYPNIISRGIIQNTNNSYKYTEYGVCQPDFPSVFGQHKPEHQASKLIAARLRYDPRLVMSATRMRELCEEPAITPENALQVMFDNRNYAAETFLPDIVAQLQTSSSASVQDALNVLTQWDRKNNSESQGALLFHIFWSKVVELGVLNVPICGNPELGTQLDLTATSVEKIHQVLEESVYELQQLGFELNQAWGSVLSQTVNGMKIPLHGGSYLEGILNGEMPAPLEKGGFPHILFGTAYVQLTQWVNGELVVKGLLSHGQRDGVDSEGRVNQLKMFSNKMLSVIPFSPEQLNNEKISDSLTLVTNV; from the coding sequence GTGTGTATTTGTAGACAAGTGGGTGGTCCGGATACGTCTGCACGTTGGTTGCGGTTACAAAAAATAGGCGGTAAGAATATGCAAGGCAATGACTTAAATAAGGTGAAAATTCGTTGGACGGAGAATGATGTCCCCCATATTGAGGCCCAAGATTATGAATCGTTAGGGTTCGGATATGGCTATGTACATGCGCGTGATCGTTTAGCGGAAATATCTGCGCAAGCCATTGTATTACGGGGTGAAAGGTCAAAGTACTACGGTGCAGAGCAGTTCTCTACTATTGGTTTTCTAAAAACAACGAACCTGAACTCAGATTTAATGTTTCGTTTGCGTATGCCTAGCGAATGGGTAAATGAAGAATTGGCGCATCTAAATGACGATACGCGAGATTATATTTGTGGGTATGTGAACGGTCTTAACTACTTTGTTCAATCTTTGACTGAAGCAGAATGGCGTGAACGAAATAACGTCGAACCTTTGATAACCTTTGAGCCAGAAGATGTGGTACGTTCAGCAATGCGCTTTGGTATTATGAAGGAACTGATAGAAATTGGTCCACATCTCGTTGACTCTTCTGGCGTGTGGAAATCAGACCTCACGCTTGCTGATGAATCTTGTCATAGGCAAGAGGTTGTTGTCGAAGGTGGCTTTGGTAGTAATGCATGGGCCTTTGGTGGTGACGTTATTGAGGGAGAAGGCGCGATGTTGCTTGGAAACCCTCATTCAGCTTGGAGTAGAACACCACACCAACAGCGTATTTACATGCATCAATACCATCTCACTATTCCTGGCGAACTCGATGTGGCAGGTACATCGTTTCTGGGTTTCCCGCTTCCTATGACAGGCTACAACGCTGATGTGTCTTGGTCTATTTTGGATGCCGCAACGGTCACTTCTTACGTTTTACAATTGATGAAGGTTGAAGAGTCGGAGCACAACCCCACTTATTTAATGGATGGGCAACAAAAATCTCTCGCTGTTAAAGCTGTCGATATTGAAGTACTTGAAGATAATGGTGAGATTGAAACTCGTCGTTATCAATTTCTGAATTCTGAACTGGGGATTTTATTCAAATTGCCTGAAAAGCCGGGGAAACCGGAAGGTTGGTATGCGATTACGAATCCGGGTGAACGCAATGCTCGTGGCTTAAATCAGTTTTTAGCAGCGGCGAAAACGACCTCTACTCGAGAGTTTGTACATGCTATTGAGTCTAATCGCGGAGTTTTGTGCCAGTTAGTCGTTGCGGACAAACATGGCGATGCGGCCTATGCTATGGCTGGTAACATTCCTCCGGTTACCGATGAGCAAATGGCACAGTGCCACATCGGTGATGAAAAGGTCGCGTTTAATGTCCTTGATGGTACCCGTAGTGCTTGTTCATTCAGAGACGAAAATCATCGCCCGCTAACAGCACCTGCATCGTTTTATCCAAATATCATCTCTCGTGGCATTATTCAAAACACGAACAACAGTTATAAATATACCGAGTATGGCGTCTGCCAGCCTGATTTTCCTTCTGTATTCGGTCAGCACAAGCCTGAGCATCAAGCCTCTAAACTTATCGCTGCGCGGCTAAGGTATGACCCAAGGTTAGTGATGTCTGCAACCCGCATGAGAGAGCTGTGTGAAGAGCCTGCTATTACACCAGAGAATGCGCTGCAAGTAATGTTTGATAATCGTAATTACGCGGCTGAAACCTTCCTGCCTGACATTGTGGCGCAGTTGCAAACTTCTTCATCAGCATCGGTTCAGGATGCATTAAATGTTTTAACCCAGTGGGACAGAAAGAATAACTCTGAAAGCCAGGGCGCGCTGCTGTTTCATATTTTCTGGAGTAAAGTGGTCGAACTTGGTGTACTGAATGTACCAATTTGTGGTAATCCAGAACTTGGCACTCAACTCGATCTTACTGCCACTAGTGTAGAGAAAATTCATCAGGTGCTGGAAGAATCAGTCTATGAATTGCAGCAACTTGGATTTGAACTTAACCAAGCTTGGGGAAGTGTTCTCAGTCAAACGGTGAACGGAATGAAAATCCCTCTGCATGGCGGATCTTATTTAGAGGGGATTCTAAATGGTGAAATGCCAGCACCACTTGAAAAGGGAGGCTTTCCCCATATTCTGTTCGGGACGGCTTATGTTCAGCTGACTCAATGGGTGAATGGTGAGCTAGTTGTGAAAGGCTTGCTCAGTCACGGGCAGCGAGATGGCGTTGATTCAGAAGGTCGAGTGAATCAATTGAAAATGTTTTCAAATAAGATGCTGAGTGTGATTCCTTTCTCACCTGAGCAACTTAACAACGAAAAAATATCGGACTCTTTGACGCTAGTTACGAACGTATAG
- the fepB gene encoding Fe2+-enterobactin ABC transporter substrate-binding protein, with product MRRIIIFLMMSVFSISTSLAAAVSESQWPRTFINADGSTTQIPRKPQKILSTTTTVTGTLVAIDAPVVASSTAGDGKFFAQWADIAKQRNIEQLWAVGSVDTEMAYAVMPDLIVVAATGGDSVMDLVPELKLIAPVIIVDYGAQTWQELAVKLGFATGREDFVEQKIAQFNDYLKNVKLNLPDTRANIIAYNGPGIANVIAKETGPHSELLHSLGFEIEGAKSEWETFSDKRSDFVRAHYETLTMLKAPMTFVIVADDSKAQTVMNDPVLVNLPSVQKKQVYPLGLNSFRIDYYSSMEIVELMKRHFGMAK from the coding sequence ATGAGACGTATTATCATTTTTTTAATGATGTCTGTATTTTCAATATCAACGTCACTTGCAGCAGCGGTAAGTGAAAGTCAGTGGCCAAGAACCTTTATTAATGCGGATGGCAGTACCACGCAAATTCCCCGCAAACCACAAAAAATCCTCTCTACGACCACAACAGTGACAGGGACTCTAGTCGCCATTGATGCACCTGTTGTTGCGAGTTCAACGGCTGGTGATGGGAAATTTTTTGCTCAGTGGGCAGATATTGCCAAACAAAGAAATATTGAGCAGCTTTGGGCGGTCGGCAGTGTCGATACCGAAATGGCCTATGCAGTAATGCCAGATTTGATTGTCGTTGCAGCAACGGGTGGTGACTCGGTAATGGATCTAGTCCCAGAATTAAAACTCATTGCTCCAGTGATTATCGTCGATTACGGCGCGCAGACTTGGCAGGAATTGGCGGTTAAATTGGGTTTTGCGACTGGCAGAGAAGATTTTGTTGAGCAAAAAATTGCGCAATTTAATGACTATTTAAAAAATGTAAAACTGAATTTGCCAGATACCCGTGCAAACATCATTGCCTACAATGGTCCGGGTATTGCCAATGTCATTGCTAAGGAGACAGGCCCACACAGCGAGTTGTTACATTCTCTTGGGTTTGAGATTGAGGGCGCTAAAAGTGAATGGGAAACATTTAGTGATAAGCGCAGTGACTTTGTACGTGCTCACTATGAAACGCTTACCATGTTAAAAGCACCTATGACGTTTGTGATTGTTGCTGACGATAGTAAGGCTCAGACAGTGATGAACGACCCTGTACTGGTGAATTTGCCATCGGTGCAGAAAAAACAAGTTTATCCGCTTGGGCTGAATTCGTTCCGTATTGATTATTACAGCAGTATGGAAATTGTCGAATTGATGAAACGGCACTTTGGTATGGCTAAATAA